Proteins found in one Coffea eugenioides isolate CCC68of chromosome 5, Ceug_1.0, whole genome shotgun sequence genomic segment:
- the LOC113770638 gene encoding 1-aminocyclopropane-1-carboxylate oxidase 1-like: MENFPVINMKNLNGNKRASTMEHIKDACENWGFFELVNHGIPHEMMDTVERLTKGHYKKCMEQRFKELVASKALEGVQAEVTDMDWESTFFLRHLPVSNISQVPDLDDEYRTLMTEFAVRLEKLAEELLDLLCENLGLGKGYLKKAFYGSKGPNFGTKVSNYPPCPKPELIKGLRPHTDAGGIILLFQDDKVSGLQLLKGDQWIDVPPMKHSIVANLGDQLEVITNGKYKSVLHRVIAQTDGNRMSLASFYNPGNDAVIYPAPALLEKEAEERKEVYPKFVFDDYMKLYAGLKFQAKEPRFELMKNVEANVTMGPIATA, translated from the exons ATGGAGAACTTCCCAGTAATCAACATGAAAAACCTCAATGGTAACAAGAGAGCTTCCACCATGGAGCATATAAAGGATGCTTGTGAAAACTGGGGTTTCTTTGAG TTGGTGAACCATGGAATCCCACACGAGATGATGGACACAGTTGAAAGATTGACAAAAGGTCATTACAAGAAATGCATGGAGCAAAGGTTCAAGGAGTTGGTGGCAAGCAAGGCTTTAGAGGGTGTACAAGCTGAGGTTACGGATATGGATTGGGAGAGCACATTTTTCTTGCGCCACCTTCCTGTCTCAAACATTTCACAAGTCCCTGATCTAGATGATGAATACAG GACCCTCATGACGGAGTTTGCTGTAAGATTAGAAAAATTGGCTGAAGAACTTCTTGATTTACTATGTGAAAATCTTGGTCTTGGGAAGGGCTATTTGAAGAAAGCCTTTTATGGTTCAAAAGGTCCCAATTTTGGCACCAAGGTTAGCAACTACCCTCCATGTCCCAAGCCAGAATTGATTAAGGGACTTCGACCACACACTGATGCTGGTGGGATTATCTTGCTTTTCCAAGATGATAAAGTaagtggtctacaactcctcaaGGGTGATCAATGGATTGATGTCCCTCCAATGAAGCACTCTATTGTGGCCAACCTTGGTGACCAACTCGAG GTGATTACCAATGGAAAATACAAAAGTGTGCTCCACCGAGTCATAGCTCAAACAGATGGAAATAGGATGTCACTTGCTTCATTCTACAATCCAGGCAATGATGCAGTTATTTATCCAGCACCAGCACTACTGGAAAAAGaagcagaagaaagaaaagaagtctACCCAAAATTTGTTTTTGATGACTACATGAAACTGTATGCTGGACTTAAATTCCAGGCCAAAGAGCCAAGATTTGAACTCATGAAGAACGTGGAAGCCAATGTTACCATGGGTCCAATTGCAACTGCCTAG